One Leptospira wolbachii serovar Codice str. CDC genomic region harbors:
- a CDS encoding type 1 glutamine amidotransferase: MRAVFIRFIDCEGPGILEPLLREAGYRISYQNAYDRRIHLMPEIHLNFDLIVMLGGPQSVADPAEQEFFKPYYDIVNNVVALPNKKLIGICLGSQIIAKALGANVRPGTKGPETGFSELHVLKPEHPIFKGIEKESVLAFHLHEDIFDIPVGAEHLLASDFYANQMFSYKNKVFAFQTHLEPTLDMLHVWQSVHKEFITKGTGDFSEIATKQKVMAESANTIFRNIIKL, from the coding sequence ATGAGAGCAGTATTCATAAGATTTATCGATTGTGAAGGCCCGGGGATATTAGAACCTTTACTACGCGAAGCGGGATACCGGATCAGTTATCAAAATGCATACGATCGACGTATCCATTTGATGCCAGAAATTCATTTGAATTTTGATTTGATTGTTATGTTAGGTGGTCCTCAGTCCGTAGCAGATCCAGCAGAACAAGAATTTTTTAAGCCATATTATGATATCGTAAACAATGTGGTTGCTTTACCAAACAAAAAACTGATTGGAATTTGTTTAGGTTCGCAAATTATTGCGAAGGCGTTAGGTGCGAATGTTCGTCCTGGAACAAAAGGTCCAGAGACAGGATTTTCTGAACTTCATGTTCTAAAACCAGAACATCCTATCTTCAAAGGAATAGAGAAAGAATCCGTTTTGGCATTCCACCTTCATGAAGATATCTTTGATATTCCAGTAGGTGCAGAGCATTTACTCGCAAGCGATTTTTATGCTAACCAAATGTTCTCTTACAAAAACAAAGTTTTTGCTTTTCAAACTCATTTGGAACCAACTTTAGATATGCTCCATGTTTGGCAGTCGGTTCACAAAGAGTTTATTACAAAAGGGACTGGTGATTTTTCTGAGATTGCCACCAAACAAAAAGTAATGGCCGAAAGCGCCAATACGATATTTCGAAATATTATAAAATTATAA
- the secA gene encoding preprotein translocase subunit SecA: MFQKILTILFGSKYERDLKRLNPIVEAINSFESSIKAMDDETLSLQTTKFKDRLAAGETLDDVLPEAFATVREVAYRTLGMRHFDVQMMGGISLHWGNISEMKTGEGKTLTSTLPIYLNSLSGEGVHVVTVNDYLAKRDANWMRPVYEFLKVSVGVIQHDMDYEERKVAYNSDITYGTNNEFGFDYLRDNMVSYKEHRVQRQHNYAIVDEVDSILVDEARTPLIISGPAEESTDKYLKVNKIIPKLIEGEDFEIDEKAKNVILSEAGVHHVEELLGVENLYQAENIELVHHVQQALKAHKIFYRDKDYVVQDGEVIIVDEFTGRLMKGRRYSDGLHQSLEAKEGVAIARESQTLASITFQNYFRIYKKLAGMTGTADTEAEEFKKIYSLDVIVIPSNLKIQRQDMPDRVYKTEREKFDAVVKDIQEKVSRKQPVLVGTISIEKSEVLSKLLVSHGITHNVLNAKQHERESEIVANAGRPGAITIATNMAGRGTDIVLGGAPKYKEDLEKLDELCDSLGIKAKAELEVVYSFREHLIKQKFEEAESKISEIRNENIKKECNKILSEAKKWKVDHDFVIGAGGLHIIGSERHESRRIDNQLRGRSGRQGDPGSSRFYLSLQDDLMRIFGSDRIARIMDTLKMPEGQELEHSMVSNAIARAQKRVEGHNFDIRKHLLEYDDVMNRQRIYIYGIRNELLDKGNMSRTIVDFFDEVVENQVILYCEGNNVDAWEADSLNEWIQSLGITETIDPKQFKKESNPQLKIFEVVSKLVKELYEFKVSSIGEDVWRSIERNVFLDILDHRWKEHLYAMDHLKEGIWTVGYGEKNPLIEYKLQGFKMFDQLVENLKNEVVSFLLKIEVTESDRNQDESSPKEYKKIGEEQRAEVDMFGNEIKSNKSKPQVSSTTSSGGGSERKSSRRKK; the protein is encoded by the coding sequence ATGTTTCAAAAAATATTAACAATTTTATTCGGCAGTAAGTATGAAAGGGATTTGAAAAGACTAAATCCCATTGTGGAAGCTATTAATTCTTTTGAGTCGTCAATCAAAGCGATGGATGATGAGACCTTGTCTCTACAAACTACAAAGTTTAAAGATAGGTTAGCCGCCGGAGAAACGTTAGATGATGTTTTACCAGAGGCATTTGCCACAGTCCGTGAAGTTGCCTACAGAACTTTGGGGATGAGGCATTTTGATGTGCAGATGATGGGTGGTATTTCGTTACATTGGGGAAATATTTCTGAGATGAAAACGGGTGAAGGAAAAACATTAACATCTACCTTGCCAATTTATCTAAATTCCCTTTCTGGTGAAGGTGTTCATGTTGTAACAGTAAACGACTATTTGGCGAAGCGGGATGCGAATTGGATGCGTCCTGTATATGAATTTTTAAAAGTTTCGGTAGGCGTGATCCAACATGACATGGACTACGAAGAGAGAAAAGTAGCCTACAATTCAGACATCACTTATGGAACCAATAACGAATTTGGTTTCGATTATTTGCGTGATAACATGGTGAGTTATAAAGAACACCGTGTGCAAAGGCAACATAACTATGCTATCGTAGATGAGGTGGATTCCATTTTGGTGGATGAAGCAAGGACACCTCTTATCATTTCCGGCCCTGCGGAAGAGTCTACGGACAAATACCTCAAAGTAAATAAAATTATCCCAAAACTCATTGAAGGCGAAGATTTTGAAATTGATGAAAAAGCAAAAAATGTAATTTTATCGGAAGCTGGTGTTCATCACGTAGAAGAATTGTTAGGTGTTGAAAATCTATATCAGGCTGAAAACATTGAGCTCGTTCATCACGTGCAACAAGCATTAAAAGCTCACAAGATATTTTATAGAGATAAAGATTATGTAGTTCAAGATGGTGAAGTGATCATCGTGGATGAGTTTACCGGCCGTTTAATGAAGGGTCGAAGGTATTCTGATGGATTACACCAGTCCTTAGAAGCAAAAGAGGGTGTGGCTATTGCTCGTGAATCCCAGACATTAGCATCAATCACTTTCCAAAACTACTTCCGGATCTATAAAAAATTGGCCGGTATGACGGGAACTGCGGATACGGAAGCAGAAGAATTTAAAAAAATCTATAGTTTGGATGTGATTGTCATCCCTTCTAATTTAAAGATTCAACGCCAAGATATGCCTGACCGTGTTTATAAAACGGAACGTGAAAAATTTGATGCAGTTGTAAAAGACATCCAAGAAAAAGTTTCTAGAAAGCAACCTGTGTTAGTGGGAACAATTTCCATTGAAAAATCAGAAGTCCTTTCTAAACTTCTAGTTTCTCATGGCATCACCCATAACGTGTTAAACGCAAAACAACATGAACGTGAATCCGAAATTGTAGCCAATGCTGGTCGCCCCGGTGCCATTACCATTGCTACGAACATGGCAGGTCGAGGAACGGACATTGTACTTGGTGGGGCACCGAAATACAAAGAAGACTTGGAAAAGTTGGATGAACTTTGCGATTCTTTGGGAATTAAAGCTAAAGCAGAATTAGAAGTTGTTTATAGTTTTCGGGAACATTTGATCAAACAAAAATTCGAAGAAGCCGAATCCAAAATATCGGAAATCCGTAACGAAAACATCAAAAAAGAATGTAATAAAATTCTATCGGAAGCGAAGAAATGGAAAGTAGATCATGACTTTGTGATCGGTGCTGGTGGTTTACATATCATTGGTTCGGAGAGGCATGAATCCCGCCGTATCGATAACCAACTTCGTGGACGTTCCGGTAGACAAGGGGATCCTGGATCTTCTAGATTTTATTTGTCTCTACAAGATGATTTAATGCGAATTTTTGGTTCGGATCGAATTGCTCGTATTATGGATACTCTGAAGATGCCAGAAGGTCAAGAGTTGGAACATAGTATGGTGTCCAATGCGATTGCTCGTGCACAAAAACGAGTTGAGGGCCATAACTTTGACATCAGAAAGCACTTGTTAGAGTATGATGATGTTATGAACCGCCAAAGGATATATATATATGGTATCCGCAATGAACTTTTAGACAAAGGGAATATGTCGAGAACCATTGTTGATTTCTTTGATGAAGTAGTTGAGAACCAAGTTATTTTATATTGCGAAGGCAATAACGTAGATGCTTGGGAAGCCGACTCTCTTAATGAGTGGATTCAAAGTTTGGGAATTACTGAAACGATTGATCCAAAACAATTCAAAAAAGAATCGAATCCACAACTCAAAATATTCGAAGTTGTATCCAAATTAGTAAAAGAATTGTATGAGTTTAAAGTTTCTTCCATAGGTGAAGATGTTTGGCGATCGATCGAAAGAAATGTGTTTTTAGATATTTTAGATCATAGATGGAAAGAACATCTTTATGCAATGGACCATTTAAAAGAAGGAATTTGGACTGTTGGTTACGGTGAAAAAAATCCTTTGATTGAATACAAACTCCAAGGTTTTAAGATGTTTGACCAATTGGTTGAAAACCTTAAGAACGAAGTAGTTTCCTTCCTATTAAAAATTGAGGTAACCGAATCGGATCGCAACCAAGATGAATCCTCACCGAAAGAATACAAAAAGATTGGTGAGGAACAAAGGGCAGAAGTGGATATGTTTGGAAATGAAATCAAATCCAATAAGTCAAAACCTCAAGTATCTTCCACAACAAGTTCCGGTGGTGGATCCGAGAGAAAATCTAGCCGTCGAAAGAAATAG
- a CDS encoding LIC_13355 family lipoprotein, with protein MKILFYNTYRTLVILFLVTFLFTCSPEPKTSQNELLALLVASEIANNTKTNCPSGNLPSGIPIAVTIVSANSNVSGFNDSSKAVNGICGGGELSGSLDVYALNLTGAGATLILSWGGKTVKNVTGLDFIVYENPFRVTESSDRYAFDPMVVQVSYDGTIYCGFDLSGFNPSAADSNKISSWPGFAGLRPVLYNMSSNPLSLEQLFTSKGNGFLLGGGDGFNIDDLITNASCDNTALTNIKTSGFKFIKMTSASAITNPNTGSGYVYPHSYNNGSDIDGVVAKSVE; from the coding sequence ATGAAAATCCTTTTTTACAATACATACAGAACCCTGGTAATTTTATTTCTAGTTACCTTCTTATTTACATGTTCCCCCGAGCCAAAAACTTCCCAAAATGAATTATTAGCACTCTTAGTCGCATCGGAAATTGCAAATAACACAAAGACAAATTGTCCCTCTGGAAACTTACCGTCAGGAATACCCATTGCCGTTACAATAGTTTCTGCGAATTCGAATGTGAGTGGATTCAATGATTCCTCCAAAGCCGTTAATGGTATTTGCGGTGGCGGAGAACTTTCTGGATCTTTGGATGTTTATGCTTTGAACCTAACAGGGGCAGGTGCTACTCTAATTTTATCCTGGGGAGGAAAAACTGTAAAAAATGTAACGGGACTTGACTTTATCGTTTATGAAAATCCTTTCCGAGTCACAGAAAGTAGCGACCGTTATGCCTTTGATCCAATGGTAGTGCAAGTATCATACGATGGAACCATTTACTGTGGATTCGATCTCAGTGGGTTCAACCCCTCGGCAGCGGATAGTAACAAAATTTCCTCTTGGCCAGGATTTGCGGGACTTAGGCCGGTTCTCTACAACATGAGTTCTAATCCGTTGTCACTAGAGCAACTCTTTACATCAAAAGGAAATGGTTTTTTGTTAGGTGGTGGTGACGGTTTCAACATTGATGATTTAATCACAAATGCATCTTGCGATAACACAGCACTTACTAATATCAAAACTTCAGGATTTAAATTCATCAAAATGACTTCTGCATCTGCAATTACAAATCCAAACACTGGATCAGGATATGTATATCCTCATTCCTACAATAACGGATCCGACATTGATGGAGTGGTTGCTAAATCCGTAGAGTGA
- a CDS encoding cytochrome-c peroxidase gives MSFTALLFSNQLKFNLLIFSILHLIFINCNFYQIEQKPDKFIRNLIVLNFASDYIYAAELQTLAREKIGILPDSVPGSERDTAAKLALGNKLFRDNKLSSNHVQSCITCHPIDGTAAGMDRQSTSRGTFGQIGKRNTPTILNVGFLPIIFWDGRRDTLYNQAIDPFINPLEMSLPSEAELLSRIQNDSSYTSFFANAFPESPSPSIHSIRLTLAAFERSLISKSKFDDFIEFNVQALNKAELDGLKIFLDVGCNRCHNQNLLGGSQFSQLDTVYQYNPNDLGRSEFTGNAEDNFFFKVPPLRNVALTPPYFHDGSVPTLKEAVRRMNYYKLNRTMIDSEIDLVTSFLKSLSDKTKAN, from the coding sequence ATGTCCTTTACGGCTCTGCTTTTTTCGAATCAATTAAAATTCAATTTACTCATATTTTCAATTCTTCACCTAATATTTATTAACTGTAACTTCTATCAAATAGAACAAAAACCGGATAAATTTATTCGCAACTTAATTGTATTAAATTTTGCCTCAGACTATATTTATGCTGCAGAATTACAGACATTAGCTAGAGAAAAAATTGGTATATTACCTGATTCGGTTCCCGGCTCAGAAAGAGACACAGCCGCAAAACTTGCATTAGGTAATAAACTATTTAGGGATAATAAACTTTCTTCAAACCATGTTCAATCTTGCATCACCTGCCATCCGATCGATGGAACTGCAGCAGGTATGGATCGGCAATCGACTTCACGTGGGACATTTGGACAAATTGGAAAAAGAAACACTCCGACCATCCTTAACGTTGGTTTTTTGCCAATTATTTTTTGGGATGGTAGAAGGGACACATTGTATAACCAAGCAATTGATCCATTTATCAATCCACTTGAAATGTCGTTACCATCAGAGGCCGAACTATTATCTCGAATTCAAAATGATTCCAGTTATACATCCTTCTTTGCGAATGCCTTTCCAGAATCTCCGAGTCCTAGCATCCATTCAATTCGCCTAACATTAGCAGCATTTGAAAGATCTTTAATATCAAAATCTAAATTCGATGATTTTATTGAATTCAATGTACAAGCACTCAATAAAGCTGAGCTAGATGGATTAAAAATTTTTTTAGATGTTGGATGTAACCGCTGTCACAATCAAAATTTACTAGGTGGATCTCAATTTTCACAATTAGATACTGTTTATCAGTATAATCCAAACGATTTAGGAAGATCGGAGTTTACTGGAAACGCAGAAGACAACTTCTTTTTTAAAGTTCCACCTCTTCGAAATGTAGCACTGACTCCACCCTACTTTCATGATGGTAGCGTTCCCACACTTAAAGAGGCAGTGCGACGAATGAACTACTACAAACTGAACCGCACAATGATTGATTCAGAAATTGATTTGGTTACAAGTTTCCTTAAATCTTTATCAGATAAAACAAAGGCAAACTAA